In one Asterias amurensis chromosome 9, ASM3211899v1 genomic region, the following are encoded:
- the LOC139942302 gene encoding sorbitol dehydrogenase-like isoform X2 yields the protein MEETPIPQPGRNEVQIRVQSVGICGSDVHYFVHGKIGRFVVNAPMILGHESSGVVSALGDGVTSLKVGDRVAIEPGVPCRMCSFCKGGRYNLCPDIVFCATPPVDGSLRRFYCHAADFCYKLPDHVTLDEGALLEPLAVGVYACRRGGVQLGSNVLVLGSGPIGLLSLLSAKAMGAAQIIVTDLDQGRLDMALNLGAHHALRVDTRDPEEMARRIEEALGCKPDVSVECSGAAPSVQTGIYATKSGGALVLVGRGPYSMDLPIVNAAVREVDIRGVFRYANCYPLALEMIASGKVDAKPLITHHFPLEKTLDAFETSRTGAGGAIKVMIHCDQ from the exons AGGTGCAGATCCGCGTGCAGTCGGTGGGGATTTGTGGTTCCGATGTCCACTACTTTGTCCATGGAAAGATCGGCCGGTTTGTGGTCAATGCCCCCATGATTCTTGGCCATGAATCTTCGGGTGTTGTGTCTGCACTTGGGGATGGTGTGACCAGCCTTAAAGTGG GTGATCGTGTGGCTATAGAGCCGGGTGTTCCATGTAGGATGTGTTCTTTCTGTAAGGGAGGACGTTACAATCTCTGTCCAGACATCGTCTTCTGTGCTACTCCTCCAGTGGACGGTTCCCTGCGTCGGTTCTACTGCCATGCTGCTGACTTCTGTTATAA GCTACCAGATCATGTGACGTTGGATGAGGGAGCCCTGTTGGAGCCTCTGGCTGTAGGAGTCTATGCGTGTCGTAGAGGAGGCGTGCAACTTGGAAGTAATGTTCTGGTTCTTGGCTCAG GTCCTATCGGGCTGTTGTCTCTGTTAAGTGCTAAAGCTATGGGAGCAGCTCAGATCATTGTCACAG aTTTAGACCAAGGTCGTCTGGACATGGCGTTGAACCTCGGTGCCCATCATGCATTGCGCGTGGATACTCGAGATCCTGAGGAGATGGCACGTAGAATTGAAGAAGCGTTGGGATGTAAGCCGGACGTCAGCGTGGAGTGTAGTGGGGCAGCACCCAGTGTACAGACTGGTATTTAT gcaaCTAAATCAGGGGGTGCTCTTGTTCTCGTCGGTAGAGGGCCCTATTCCATGGATCTACCCATTGTCAATGCTGCAGTCCGAGAAGTGGATATACGAGGCGTTTTCAGATACGCCAATTG CTACCCTCTAGCCCTTGAGATGATTGCGTCTGGTAAGGTGGATGCCAAACCACTCATTACTCATCACTTCCCTCTGGAGAAGACGCTGGACGCCTTTGAGACGTCTAGAACAGGAGCAGGAGGGGCTATCAAAGTCATGATACACTGTGATCAGTGA
- the LOC139942302 gene encoding sorbitol dehydrogenase-like isoform X1 translates to MKEKNLTAVLKKKGELVLEETPIPQPGRNEVQIRVQSVGICGSDVHYFVHGKIGRFVVNAPMILGHESSGVVSALGDGVTSLKVGDRVAIEPGVPCRMCSFCKGGRYNLCPDIVFCATPPVDGSLRRFYCHAADFCYKLPDHVTLDEGALLEPLAVGVYACRRGGVQLGSNVLVLGSGPIGLLSLLSAKAMGAAQIIVTDLDQGRLDMALNLGAHHALRVDTRDPEEMARRIEEALGCKPDVSVECSGAAPSVQTGIYATKSGGALVLVGRGPYSMDLPIVNAAVREVDIRGVFRYANCYPLALEMIASGKVDAKPLITHHFPLEKTLDAFETSRTGAGGAIKVMIHCDQ, encoded by the exons AGGTGCAGATCCGCGTGCAGTCGGTGGGGATTTGTGGTTCCGATGTCCACTACTTTGTCCATGGAAAGATCGGCCGGTTTGTGGTCAATGCCCCCATGATTCTTGGCCATGAATCTTCGGGTGTTGTGTCTGCACTTGGGGATGGTGTGACCAGCCTTAAAGTGG GTGATCGTGTGGCTATAGAGCCGGGTGTTCCATGTAGGATGTGTTCTTTCTGTAAGGGAGGACGTTACAATCTCTGTCCAGACATCGTCTTCTGTGCTACTCCTCCAGTGGACGGTTCCCTGCGTCGGTTCTACTGCCATGCTGCTGACTTCTGTTATAA GCTACCAGATCATGTGACGTTGGATGAGGGAGCCCTGTTGGAGCCTCTGGCTGTAGGAGTCTATGCGTGTCGTAGAGGAGGCGTGCAACTTGGAAGTAATGTTCTGGTTCTTGGCTCAG GTCCTATCGGGCTGTTGTCTCTGTTAAGTGCTAAAGCTATGGGAGCAGCTCAGATCATTGTCACAG aTTTAGACCAAGGTCGTCTGGACATGGCGTTGAACCTCGGTGCCCATCATGCATTGCGCGTGGATACTCGAGATCCTGAGGAGATGGCACGTAGAATTGAAGAAGCGTTGGGATGTAAGCCGGACGTCAGCGTGGAGTGTAGTGGGGCAGCACCCAGTGTACAGACTGGTATTTAT gcaaCTAAATCAGGGGGTGCTCTTGTTCTCGTCGGTAGAGGGCCCTATTCCATGGATCTACCCATTGTCAATGCTGCAGTCCGAGAAGTGGATATACGAGGCGTTTTCAGATACGCCAATTG CTACCCTCTAGCCCTTGAGATGATTGCGTCTGGTAAGGTGGATGCCAAACCACTCATTACTCATCACTTCCCTCTGGAGAAGACGCTGGACGCCTTTGAGACGTCTAGAACAGGAGCAGGAGGGGCTATCAAAGTCATGATACACTGTGATCAGTGA